GCTCAAGGTTGTTCTGGAGCCCAGTGAAGAAGGAGGGTACACCCTCTATGTTCCTAATTTTGCCGGGTTGCATTAGCGAGGGAGACACGATTGAACTCCTCTTTATGTATAGACAAAACCATCCATTCAGGAGATCTTTCCATCCATGACCACCACTGCCCAATCCCAAGTCTCCACGACACGAGAAGCTCCTCCAGAACTAGAAGCTGTTAACATTACCAAACGATTTGGATCCCTGTTGGCCCTAGACCACGTTTCCATGAAGCTAAGGCCGGGATCCTTTCATGCCTTGCTGGGAGAAAACGGGGCTGGCAAAAGCACGCTGGTGAAGTGCATCATGGGCTTTTATCATGCCGACTCTGGCGATATCTGTATTGGTAAACGGGCTCGTGCCATCCATAGCCCACGGGATGCTTACCACTACGGCATTGGCATGGTGTACCAACATTTCACCTCTGTTCCTGCTATGACCGTGGCAGAAAATTTGGTGCTGGCTCGTCCGGATTTGCCTTTGGTGATCAATTGGAAGGAGGAGCAGGAAAAACTGGCTGCCTTCATGGAAACCGCTCCATTTCAGGTGAATTTACGGGCCTCTATTTCCGATTTGGCGGCAGGGGAAAAGCAAAAAGTTGAAATTCTGAAGCAGCTTTACCTGAATACCAAGATCCTGATTTTGGATGAACCGACGTCGGTCTTAACCCCAGAAGAAGCGGATGAAGTGCTGGGGTTGGTACGCCGCTCCGTAGAAGCTGGGGAGTTGAGTGTATTGCTGATCACCCACAAGTTTCGGGAGGTGAATGCCTTTGCCGATGAGGTGACGGTGTTACGGCGTGGAAAATTGGCTGGCCATGGTGAGGTGAAGGATCTATCGACGGCAGAGATGGCTGAGATGATGCTGGGTCAGCAACGGGTGCAGGTGCAACTGGAGAAAGCTCTGAGCGAAACGGGATCCCCTCTGCTGCAAATTGAAGGGATCCATGCCGATAAAGACAATGGCTTGCCCGCTGTACGGGGGGTGACCCTAACTGTCCATGGCGGTGAGATCGTCGGGATTGCGGGGGTCTCCGGCAACGGCCAACGGGAACTGATGGAGGTTTTGGCAGGGCAGCGGATGGCAACGGGGGGCCAGATCAAGGTGAATGGACAACTGTATACGGCAACTCGTGCAGAAATGGTGCGTCATCGGGTTTGCTGCCTGCCGGAGGAACCTTTGAGAAATGCCTCCATCCCCAATATGAGCGTTGGGGAGAACCTGGCTTTGCGCTGTTACGACCGGGATCCGATGGCGAAAGGCTGGATGTTGATCTGGCAAGAAATTTGGCGCTCTGCCCGGGCCTTGATCGGGCAATTTAAGGTGAAGACGCCTACAGCCCAAACCCCGATTGGCCACTTGTCGGGGGGCAATGTGCAGCGGGCAGTTCTGGCGCGGGAACTATCTGGGGATCCGCAAATTTTGATCGCTGCCAACCCTTGTTTTGGCCTAGATTTTGCGGCAGTGGATTACATTCACTCCCAAATTGTGGATGCCCGTAACCGGGGGGTGGCTGTTTTGCTGATTAGCGAGGATCTAGATGAACTGCTCAAACTTTCCGACCGATTGGTGGTGATGGCGGGAGGTCAATTTGTCTACGAGAGCCCCATCGGTAGTGCGGATCTCAAGGAAATTGGCCACAAGATGGGTGGTCACTAGAAGCTAGAAGGAGAAGACTAGATCACTAGATCAAGATCAAACTGGATCCCTTGCTGGAGGACACTCAATACTCGAGCTACAGCCCTTTAATGCTCCGCAGTCGCGTGTCGCGTAGCATTAGCGTTGCGTAGCAACAATGCCTACAGCAGGCTGCGCCACCCCTGAAGTGAACGCGGGTTTGCGACACCAACGGTAGTTTCCATAATCGATTTCAAAAGGGCTAGCGTGCTCCGCACCGCTGGCGCGAAAGGGATTGACCCTGTGCTAGGTGACTAGCGGTCGCGCTAGCGTCCAACAGGCTTTGCCAACGTCTCTCGTCCTCCGCACGACCCAGAGGGTCATCGTGCTCCAACACTGGTCACCTAGCACGGACGCAGCGCCTTGGTTCTGATTTGCCCTGGCCTTGACTGGCCTTGATCTAGGATCTAGAGACAACTCCTCAACTTAAAGCCACACTGAAAAACTCCACCGCCTCCGCCAAAACCT
The DNA window shown above is from Thermostichus vulcanus str. 'Rupite' and carries:
- a CDS encoding ABC transporter ATP-binding protein; translated protein: MTTTAQSQVSTTREAPPELEAVNITKRFGSLLALDHVSMKLRPGSFHALLGENGAGKSTLVKCIMGFYHADSGDICIGKRARAIHSPRDAYHYGIGMVYQHFTSVPAMTVAENLVLARPDLPLVINWKEEQEKLAAFMETAPFQVNLRASISDLAAGEKQKVEILKQLYLNTKILILDEPTSVLTPEEADEVLGLVRRSVEAGELSVLLITHKFREVNAFADEVTVLRRGKLAGHGEVKDLSTAEMAEMMLGQQRVQVQLEKALSETGSPLLQIEGIHADKDNGLPAVRGVTLTVHGGEIVGIAGVSGNGQRELMEVLAGQRMATGGQIKVNGQLYTATRAEMVRHRVCCLPEEPLRNASIPNMSVGENLALRCYDRDPMAKGWMLIWQEIWRSARALIGQFKVKTPTAQTPIGHLSGGNVQRAVLARELSGDPQILIAANPCFGLDFAAVDYIHSQIVDARNRGVAVLLISEDLDELLKLSDRLVVMAGGQFVYESPIGSADLKEIGHKMGGH